ATCTTCGTCCCAAACTGGAAGAAGCGTTTGCACTTAAAGATCGATTGGTCTTTCTCGATATCGTGACCGACCAAACAGAAAATGTTTATCCAATGATTGCGCAAGGCAAAGCACATAACGAAATGCATATGTCACCACACTGCGAGCCACCACAAGATCCTGAGCGGGAGCTATCGTGATGCGTCATATCATCTCAATTCTGATTGAAAATGAAGCAGGCGCATTATCGCGGGTTGCCGGATTGTTTTCAGCGCGTGGTTACAACATTGAATCGTTGACGGTTGCACCAACAGAAGATGGTTCCTTATCGCGGATGACGATAGTTACCACCGGCACAGATCGGGTTATTGAACAAATCACCAAGCAGTTAAATAAGCTGGTTGATGTGGTCAAGTTAATGGAGCTTTCCGAAGGTCCGCATATCGAGCGAGAAATGCTGCTGATTAAAGTCAAGGCAGCAACGATGGACCAACGTGAAGATGTCAAACGTCTGGCAGATATCTTTCGTGGTCGGATTATCGATGTGACTTCAGCAACTTACACGATTGAACTTACCGGATCAGGTAACAAGCTCGATTCGTTTATTGAATCATTGTCCGAACATAAGATTCTTGAAACCGTACGCAGCGGCGTTTCAGGGATCGCACGGGGCGACAGAAGTCTACACATCTGACCGACACCAATTTAAAAACCAAGGAATACAAAATGAGTTTGAATATTTACTACGATAAAGATTGTGATTTGTCGATCATTCGTGGCATGAAAGTTTTGATCATCGGTTATGGTTCACAAGGCCATGCCCATGCTTGCAACCTGAAAGATTCTGGCGTTGATGTAACTGTGGCACTGCGTGCTGGTTCATCGTCTATTGCTAAAGCCGAGGGCGCTGGTTTGAAAGTTTCTGACAACGTTTCAGAAGCAGTAAAAGGTGCAGATCTGGTGATGGTTCTGACTCCGGATGAATTCCAGTCACAACTGTACAAGCAAGAAATCGAACCAAACCTGAAACAAGGTGCGGTGCTGGCTTTCGCCCATGGCTTCGCCATTGTTTACAACCAAATCACCCCGCGTTCTGATTTGGACGTTATCATGATTGCGCCAAAAGCGCCTGGTCACACTGTACGTAGCGAATTTGTTAAAGGCGGCGGTATTCCTGACCTGATCGCTATCGAACAAGACGCGTCTGGTAAAGCAAAAGACATCGCGCTGTCATACGCCTCAGGTGTGGGTGGTGGTCGTACTGGTATCATTGAAACCACCTTCCGTGACGAAACTGAAACCGACCTGTTCGGTGAACAAGCTGTGTTGTGTGGTGGTGCGGTTGAACTGGTTAAAGCCGGTTTTGAAACGCTGACTGAAGCGGGTTATGCGCCTGAAATGGCTTACTTCGAATGCCTGCACGAACTGAAGCTGATCGTTGACCTGATGTACGAAGGCGGTATCGCCAACATGAACTACTCGATTTCGAACAATGCCGAGTATGGTGAGTACGTCACGGGCCCACGCGTTATCAACGAAGAAAGCCGTTGGGCGATGCGTGAAGCATTGAAAAACATTCAGGAAGGTAAGTACGCAAAACAGTTCATCGCTGAAGGTCAAACTGGCTACCCTGAAATGACGGCGATGCGTCGTATCAATGCGGAGCACCCGATTGAACAAACCGGTGCCAAACTGCGTGAAATGATGCCTTGGATCCAAAAAATCGTTGATAAAAATAAAAACTAAACGTTTTTTGCTCTCCCAAAAAGGCCGGTCGCGTTACGCGGTCGGCCTTTTTTGTAAGTGTTGTTTTCGCCTGTCATAATGCAAGATTAGTTTACCGGTTACGGGGAGTATTTATGGTTCAGCACAAGCAGCAAAATCGCGGTATTTATTTGTTGCCTAACCTGTTTACCACGGCAGGTTTGTTTGCTGGTTTTTATGCCATTGTCGCAGCGATGCGGGGTGATTTTGCGACCGCTTCCATTGCCATTTTTGTTGCGATGCTGATGGATGGTCTGGATGGACGCATTGCCCGATTGACTAATACGCAAAGTGCTTTTGGCGCAGAATACGACAGTCTCGCTGATATGGTAGCCTTTGGCTTGGCGCCGGCGCTGGTGATTTTCGAGTGGGCACTGTCGGCAACCGGTAAGTTTGGTTGGATGGTTGCTTTTATCTATGCGGCATGTGGTGCACTGCGTTTAGCCCGATTTAATACGCAAGCTGATCATGCAGATAAACGCTTTTTTCAGGGCTTACCCAGCCCGGCTGCGGCTGCATGTGTTGCCGGTTGGGTCTGGGTTGGTGACACTTATCAAGTCGATTTATCAGTGATTTCAACCGTCGCCGTTCCATTAACGTTTATTACTGCGATTTTAATGGTCAGTACGGTGCGCTACCACAGCTTCAAAGAGCTTGATCTGCGTGGCAGGGTGCCCTTTATGGTGATCTTGGGTTTGGTTTTGCTGTTTGCGCTGATTGCGATTGATCCGCCGCTGATATTATTTTCGGCTTTTTTACTCTACGCTGTTTCGGGGCCTGTATTGACGTTGATTTTGATTCGCAAACGTCGGCATGAGCGAACGCAATACAATCGGTAAGTGGCTTTGTATTTGTGCTTACAAAATGGTTTCTGATGAATCTGTATTATTTGCTACGTAGCGTTACTGAGGTATCTCGCTAATGACACTGACGACGTTGCAGCGTCAAGTTCTACGCGAGATGGGGATCCCTGCCTGGCAGCAACGAGGGCAGGCTGCTGCGCAGGCGATGTCGACAAAACAGCTGGTTATTCAAGCGCCTTATCTGATTTTGTTGACAACCCCGTTATCTGCTATGGCGCAACGTTTGTTGGTAAACATATTAACGGCGGTCAATATCGGTGATGCCAACACGCAAGTTGAAGTAGAACAGACATTTTCTGAGCTATCCGATCCGCAAAGTCAACTTCATCACGTGCTCTATTTTTCGGCGCAGGTGCCAGCTTCATTGTTGACTGATACCGGCAAGCTGATTCACCTGCCAGACTTGGAGCATGTCATACATCAGCCGGCCCAAAAAGCAGAAATCTGGTCGTTATTACAACCACTATGTCAGTAACATTAGATCATGGCTGAGTCACGCCAAGTGATGCTTAATACGGATTTGCCAGCTGTTATCGCGATTGAGCAAGCGGCCAATCAATTTCCCTGGAGCGCGCAGAATTTTCGAGATTGTTTGCAGTCAGGTTATCAAAACTACGTATGGCGACAGCGCGCGCAAATCGTTGGGTTTTCGATAACACAAACGGTGCTGGATGAATTACATATTTTGAATATCTGCGTTTCACCCGCGCATCAGGGTAATGGGATCGGACGCTGTCTTCTTGAAGCCATTATTGCCCAAGCTGCTGAACAATCAGCCACATTAATCGTGCTTGAGGTGCGTGCAAGTAATCAGCGGGCACAACAGCTGTATTTTTCTTGTGGATTCAACGAAATGGCTACGAGGCGAAATTATTATCCAACACAGCATGGAAGAGAAGATGCTTTATTGCTGGGATTAAGCTTATCGCTGCGTGAGGAAGGTTGGTTTAATGGGTGAAGCTATGGTGTCTAAACTTGCCTTAAATGCCGTGCTGGCTTAGACTTAGCAATTACTTTTCAAAGACTGATGGGAGTTTTTATGACTTTTGAATTGCCAGCCTTGCCTTATGCTGAAAATGCACTTGAGCCACATATTTCTGCTGAAACAATTGCATTTCATTACGGCAAACATCATCAGACTTACGTGAACAACTTGAATAACCTTGTTCCGGGCACCGAATTTGAGGGACAGACGCTGGAACAAATTATTACTAATTCGTCAGGCGGTATTTTTAATAACGCAGCACAAATCTGGAATCATACCTTTTATTGGAACTGTTTAACGCCGAATGCCGACGAAGCGCCAACAGGTTCGCTTGCTGAAGCAATTAACCAGACGTTTGGTTCGTTTGATGCCTTCAAAGAGCAGTTTACTAAGTCGGCTACAACCAATTTTGGCTCAGGCTGGACATGGTTGGTAAAAAATGCCGACGGCAACCTTGAAATTGTCAATACCAGCAATGCTGGTTGCCCACTGACCAACGGCCAAACGCCGCTCTTGACCTGCGATGTTTGGGAGCATGCTTACTATATTGATTATCGTAATGCACGACCTAAATACCTGGAAAATTTTTGGGGCCTGATTAATTGGGAGTTTGTTGCTGCAAATTATGCAGCTTAGCCAATGAATCCAGGCGCGATGAAGCGCCATCATTAATTAACGTACATACTGAATAATGGCAGTTTCTCCTGAGACTGCCATTTTTTATTTTATTACTGGCATAAATTGCCAACATCGCCATTAGAAGGATGGCAGGGAGTGCAAAGTCATGGCTGAGAGTGTCATGCCGACTTATGGTCGTTTAGAGGTTAGCTTTCAACGGGGCGAGGGGGCTTGGCTGTTTGATGCCAACGATACCCCTTATCTGGACGCGTTGAGCGGTATCGCAGTGACCAATCTGGGCCATTGTCATCCAAAGGTAACACAAGCAATTTGTGAGCAAGCAGCCACATTGATCCATACCTCAAATGTTTACCACATTGCTTTACAACAGCAGTTGGCGGATAAATTAACCCAGCTATCCGGGATGGATCAGGTTTTTTTCTGTAACTCTGGTGCGGAAGCAAACGAAGCGGCAATCAAACTGGCACGCAAATATGGTCATCAAAAAGGGATTGAGAAGCCGGTTATTATCGTTATGGATGGCAGTTTTCATGGCCGTACTATGGCGACCTTAACGGCGACGGGTAACAGCAAGGTTCAAGTTGGTTTCGAACCATTGGTGCCGGGTTTTGTGCGTGTTCCTTATAACGATCTGGACGCGTTACGAATGGCAATAAGTCACTGGCCCGAAGCGGTTGCGGTGTTGTTGGAACCGATTCAAGGAGAAGGTGGGATCAAAATTCCAGATGCTGATTATCTCCGTTTAGTACGCGAGCTCTGTACGCAACGCAAGCTGTTAATGATGCTGGATGAAGTGCAGACGGGTATTGGCAGAACAGGAAAATGGTTTGCATTTCAACATAGCGAGGAACTGCTGCCGGACGTCATGACCTTGGCTAAAGGATTGGGAAATGGCATGCCTGTTGGTGCCTGCTTGGCAGCAGGGCCGGCCCTGGGAGTATTGGAAGCGGGCAACCATGGTTCAACTTTTGGTGGAAATCCGCTTGCGGCAAGAACGGCATTAGCTGTGCTGGAAACCATTGCTTCCGAGGGGGTGTTGCACCAGGTCGAAACGCTGGCTGAACGAATGAATACTGGGTTTCAGGCCAAATTGGGCGGTGTGGATGGGGTGAAACGGATTCGCCAGAAAGGCTTCATGATTGGTATTGAGTTGGCTTATCCCTGTGCCGAACTCGTCAAGGCGGCGCTGGCAGAGCAGCTTCTTATCAACGTCACAGCGGAAAAAGTGATTCGCCTTTTGCCACCCTTGATTATCAATGAAGATCAAGCCGATTTGATTGTAAACAAAGTCAGCACGCTGGTTATTGCGTTTCTGGCTAAACAAGCTGAAGTGAGTGTTGCCTGAAATGAAACATTTTTTAACTTTGCGTGATTTGACCCCATCAGAGCTGACCCGGCTGGTCGAGCGTGCAACCGAGCTAAAAAAAATGCAACAACAGGGGGAGGTTTATGAGCCTCTGAAAAATAAAGTATTGGCGATGATTTTCGAAAAATCATCGACTCGTACCCGGGTATCGTTTGAATCTGCAATGATTCAGTTTGGGGGCGGATCGATATTTTTGTCACCTCATGACACGCAGCTGGGGCGTGGCGAGCCGGTTGAAGATTCTGCGCGTGTTATTTCCAGCATGGTTGATGTCGTGATGATTCGGACTTTTGAGCATCGTAAAGTTGAGACCTTTGCCAAATACTCCAGCGTGCCAGTCATTAATGCGTTGACCGATGAATTTCACCCATGTCAGTTATTGGCAGATATGCAAACCTATTTTGAGCAGCGTGGTGATATTCGAGGTAAAACGGTTGCCTGGGTTGGTGATGGTAATAATATGTGTCACTCCTACATTAATGCAGCGCAGCAATTTGGTTTTAAATTAAATATTGCGGCACCGGCTGGTTATGAACCGCAGCAGTCAGTGATTGACGCAGCTGATGCCGAGCTGTTTATCTGTCATGATCCCAAAGCAGCCGTCAGTAACGCGGATTTGGTTGTGACTGATGTTTGGGCCAGTATGGGCCAGGAAGAAGAGCAGCGAAAACGAGAAGCTGCTTTTGCAGACTTTCAAGTTAATTCTGCACTGATGGCCTTGGCTGACAATGATGCTTTATTTATGCATTGTCTGCCGGCTCATCGGGGTGAGGAGGTGTCAGCAGAAGTCATTGATGGACCACAAAGTGTTGTGTGGCAAGAAGCGGAAAATCGCCTGCATGCTCAAAAAGCGTTATTAGAACTATTATGCGCTTGAGGTATTGCGGCTAAGTAAATGCCTATTTAAGGCTTCTAATCTTTCGACTGTACCAATATCTGACCAAGTGCCATCGAAATACGCTCCTGTAGCCCGCTGAGTGGCAATAGCCTCTAAAAGTAAAGGTTTGAGTGGCCTTTTTCGATCATCGAGCCCCGCAAATAAGCGCGGGTGATACACCCCGATACCGCTATAGGTATATTTTTTGTCGCCCGTTAAATCAAGTAATCCAGCCTGAGTAAGTGCAAAATCGCCATCAGGATGGTGTGCTGGGTTATGGGTTAGGATCAAATGGCAGTCTTTGTTATCGGCCAGGGCATGACGGAGTTTCCTAAACGGATAATCTGTCCATATATCACCATTTACCACAAGAAACGGTGCAGAGCCTAGAATCGGTAATGCATGGATAATTCCACCTGCTGTTTCAAGTCCACCGTTATTTTCTGCCGAATAAGTCAAATTGGCATGCCATTGATGTCCATCGCCAAGCACCGCTGGAAATTGTTCTCCTAAATGCGCGTGGTTAATGACGATTTCGTTAAAACCGGCACTGACAAGTTGCTGAATAAGATGAACGATTAAGGGTTTATTGCCGGCGAGAAGTAAGGGCTTTGGCGTATGGTCAGTTAACGGCCGGAGTCGTTCGCCTCGTCCTGCAGCAAGAATCATAGCTTTCATACGCGTTGTTCTATTTTATTTTCGTCTAAAAATGCGGCCAAAGGTTGTAGTTCAGGATACCGGCTACACACCTCGGTAACATAGTTGAGTACGACTTTTAAATCATTTAGATATTGTGATTTATTATCACGATAGTGCAACCTGCAAAAGATACCTAATACCTTTAAATGTCTTTGTAATCCCATAAATTCAAATGATTTTTTAAAATTATCAAAGTCGGTAAACGTCACGTTATGATGATTGGATCGTTCATAATAATACCTAAGCCATTGGGTGATTTTATGGGCTGGCCATTGGATGTAAGCATCTTTTAACAGCGAAACCAAATCGTAGCTTGCTGGCCCCCAAACAGCATCTTGAAAATCAATAATACCGACCGAACCATCGGATAACTGCATTAAGTTACGTGAGTGATAATCTCTGTGAACAAAACATTGTGGCTCACTCAGTGCATTATCAAGCAGCAGCGGATATAGCTTTTGGAGTAACGCAGGCGGCTTGAGTTGTAAATGCCGTTCCAGAAACCACTCATCAAACAGGGTTAACTCGCGCATTAATAATGATGCGTCATAAAGCGGGATGTCTGGCGGCTGCGCAATTGCCTGCATCTGAATGATCTGGTCAATTGCTTGATGATATAGCCGATCAGCAGAATCGGCTGTCAGAATATCCAAATAGGGTGTTGTGCCAAAATCATCAAGCAATAAAAAACCTTGCTGGGCGTCTTCGGCATAAATGTGAGGTACGGGTACATCATGCCGACTTAAGAGGCGGGCTATTGTGACAAAAGGGCGTACATCCTCATGCTCTGGCGGCGCATCCATGATAATTTTACTGCCGTTTGCAACTTTTAAACGAAAATACCGTCGGAAACTTGCGTCATTTGAAGCGACAGATATTTGAAAATTATTTCCTTTGTAAAACAGTTGTAGCCATTTCAGCATCAGTTGATATCGGGTTGTATTAGACATTGTTTGTGAAACAGATAAATTTAAAAAAACTCAGTGTATAGTATCAATTAGATATAGCGATAATGACGTTATAAAATGAAAGTTTCAGTGAGTACGTAAAGTAATCGGAGTTATCAATGAAAAAAGTATCTTTTTGGCATGTCCCAATGTTGATCATGTTGCCCTTTACGGCACGTGCTGAAAATATTACCGCCCCGGCCGATATGCCTGAGGCGGCCCAATTTGCCATGACAACGCTCATAACTGAATATAATAAATGTATGATGTCATCCCGGTTAGATGTGGCTGCCAATGGTAAAGATGCGCAAAACCATGCTAACGAGATTTTGCAGTCTTGTGAAAACCATTTAGTTGAATTGCAGAACCTGCTTGATGAGCAAAATGTTAATGCATCACTTTCTTTTGGCATGATTAAAACACTACGGTCCAGAGCAGCAAGAAAGTTAATGGCACAAACGATGAACAACCTTGCTGCACAAGCAATGGCAGCTGAAAACGCCAAAAAATAATGATTGCCTAACGCAACACATCAACCCCTTCGGAAGCGAGAAAATTAACCAGTTGAATCAATGGTAACCCAATCAAGCTATTAGGGTCCTGACCATTTAATGCCTGAAAAAGACTGATTCCCAAGCCTTCGGATTTAAAGCTGCCGGCACAATCCAGCGGCTGTTCTTTTTCAATATAGCGCGTAATTTGTTGGGTGGTGAGTGAGCGAAAATGCACTTCGTAAGGTTCGACCAAGGATTGCATGGTGCCGGTTCTTGCATTAAACAATGCTAGCCCGGTTAAAAAGGTCACCATATTGCCGCTCGCTTCAGTCAACTGTTTGATGGCCTTTTCTGTAGTGCCGGGTTTGCCCATTATTTTATTATTTAAAACGGCCACCTGATCCGAGCCGATTATCAGTGAATCGGGATGACTTTCAGCAACTTTACGAGCTTTGTTTTCAGCAAGACGCAACACAAGCTGTGCTGGGGATTCGCCCAAAAGCGGGGATTCATCAATTTGCGGTGAGGCCACTTGGTAATCAAGGTGTAACTTGTCGAGTAAGGTAGCCCGATATGGGGAGCTAGAGCCAAGAATCAAGGTTTGCATAAGTTGTCAGGTAATAACCGTGGGTTCATTACGGCCCGTTAACTCGCGAATGTGAGCTAATTTGTCGGCCAGTTTAATTAAATCGGCAAGTGCGGTCTGCGTTTCAAAAGCCAGTTGCGATGAGTCATCCGCATATTGTTCCAGATATACTCGTAAGGTGGCACCATCGGTGCCAGTGCCAGAGAGGCGAAATATAATCCGCGCACCATCATCAAATCCGATACGAATGCCTTGTTTTTCTGTATCTGATTGGTCGACTGGATCATGGTAACTAAAATTATCTGCATAACGAATGGTGCGGTCACCGCATATTTTTCCAGGCAACTTAAACAAACTATCATTCAACTGAGACATCAGTTTTTCCGCTTTCTCTGTCGGAATTGCTTCATAATCATGCCGGCTGTAATAATGCCGACCGAATTCCTGCCAATGCGCTGTCATGATGGTGTCAACCGATTGCTGGCGTGCCGCGATAATATTCAACCAGCATAATACGGCCCATAAGCCGTCTTTTTCGCGAATGTGATCTGAGCCTGTGCCAAAACTTTCTTCACCACACAATGTTGCCAGCCCGGCATCGAGCAGATTGCCAAAAAATTTCCAACCGGTTGGTGTTTCGTACAACGGGATCTGATGTTTTCGGGCTACTTGATCTGGTGCCTGACTGGTTGGCATCGATCTAGCAATCCCCTTCAAACCAGACTGGTATGCCGGAATTAAATGGCTATTTGCAGCGATGATGGCAAGACTGTCGGACGGGGTAACAAAACAATGTTTACCCAGAATCATATTCCGATCGCCATCGCCATCTGATGCGCCGCCAAAGTCAGGTGCGTCCTCACCAAACATAATATTTACCAGATCTTCTGCATAGGTTAGGTTCGGGTCTGGATGACCACCAGCAAAGTCAGGGCTCGGGATGGCATTCATTACTGTGCCGGTGGGCGCCCCTAAGCGATTTTCCAGAATTTCAGTTGCGTAAGGGCCTGTGATGGCATGCATCGCGTCAAATCGCATGCGAAACTGGCCTTGCGTAAGCAGGGCACGTATTGCTGAAAAATCAAATAAAGAAGCCATTAGATCGGCGTAATCAATGACCGGGTCAATAATTTCGATTTGTAAGTTGCCGACAGTTTGCTCGCCTATAAGACCTAGTTCAATATCCGGGGTCTGTGAGATCTGGTATTGCGTTATTTCCAGACTTCTCTGGTACATTGTTTCGGTAATTTTTTCGGGGGCTGGGCCGCCATTTGCCACGTTAAACTTGATACCAAAGTCGCCATCAGCGCCAGCTGGATTATGACTTGCCGATAAGATGATGCCGCCAAAGCTATGCGTTTTACGAATAACACAGGATGCTGCTGGCGTTGACAATAAACCGTTTTGACCAATGATGAGTTTGCCAACATCATTTGCGGCAGCCATTTTGACAATAGTCTGAATCGCGGTGTCATTGTAATAACGCCCATCACCGCCAAGTATTAGGGTCTTTCCCGAAATATCGCCTAAAGCATCAAACATGGATTGGACAAAATTTTCCAGATAATGGGGCTTCTGGAATTGCCTTACTTTCTTGCGCAAGCCTGATGTACCAGGGCGCTGATCAGAAAAGGGCTGGGTTGCAACCTGAACAACTGTCATAATTTATCCCATAATAGAAAATAGTCGGACAAGCTAGCCTGACCATGCTAATGCACTATACTGACTACCGAATCCAGTCTCAACAACTCTGCATTTGTGTTAAGGGTGAGGCAATTAAATTATTCAGGAGATAAATTTGCAGCATAGGTGGTTTAACGATGAGTGGTTGTGGGCAGCGGTTTTAATTTTAATCTGTTTATGTATTTGGTTGTATATCCGGATCCGACGTCGTGATTTTTCTCCAGAACAACAAATTCAGCGAATTCTGAAGCCTTATCTGGTAGCGCAATCAAGAAAGGTACTGGTGCCAGATGGCATTGGTGGTTTAATGGAAATTGATCATCTTATTTTGCTTCGGCAAGGCTTTCTTATCTTGCAATCATTACCTTTAAATGGACATTTGTTTGGATCGGATCAGACCGCACAATGGACCCAGTTAACAGAGGGTCGTAGCTATCCTTTTACAAATCCACTGCATTATCTGCAAAATATGCAGCAATCTTTAACGGTATTGGTGCCACAGATTCCAGTCTATACGCATATCGTGTTTACCGGTCGTTGTAACTTTCCTAAAGACAAACCGGCACGAGCATCGCTGATCAATACTCTGGAAGCGGACTTATCTTCAGTATTTTCCGCCAAACCATTGCCGGAAGCCGTGTTAAATGAAGCCTGGGAAACGGTCACCGAAAGTATTAAATTGGAGTCAGTGGGGTAAAAGAAATGACGCAATCCTCAACAGCATCTGTTGCCAAACCACTGGTTGTTGCCATTTCCTCTCGTGCTTTATTTGATCTGGACGAAAGCCATCGCATCTACGAGCAGGAGGGTACCGAGGCTTACTGCCAGTATCAGATAGCGAATGAAGATAAACCCTTACCGCCAGGCGGTGCCTTCAATCTGGTTAGGAAGCTGCTTTCTTTAAACGATAACAACCCCAAAACACCGCGGGTTGAAATCATTCTGTTGTCTCGTAATAGTGCTGACACCGGGTTGCGGGTGTTTAATTCAATTCAATATCATAATTTGCGTATCAGTCGCGCTGTATTTACTTCAGGGGATAGTCCTTACCGCTATGTTTCCCCATTTAGTGCGAATCTGTTTCTGTCAACCAGCCCGGAAGATGTCAGAATGGCCCTGGATGCGGGTATTGCAGCAGCAACGATTTTTCCTTCAGATGTTGGCAATAATACGGAATTTGATGAGTTACGCATCGCCTTTGATGGCGATGCGGTTTTGTTTTCAGATGAATCAGAGCGCATTTTTAAAGAACGTGGTCTGGAAGCATTTACCCAAAATGAACAGAAAACAGCCCGCCAACCCATGACCGGCGGGCCATTCAAAGATTTCTTAATGGCTTTAAACCGCATTCAAACTGAGTATCCAGAAAACTCCGCGCCCATTCGAACGGCGCTGGTCACGGCACGGTCAGCGCCAGCGCATGAACGGGTTATTCGTACGCTGAGAGAGTGGGGGATTCGGATCGATGAAGCCATTTTTTTGGGCGGAATGGCCAAGGGACCGTTTCTTAAAGCTTTTGGTGCAGATATTTTCTTTGATGATCAGGAGCAGCATTGTGAGTCGGCAAAGGCGCACGTTGCGACAGGTCATGTACCTCATGGTATTGCTAATACTGCGCAGGCCGAGCCGCCGGAAACTAAACAGCAGTGAATTTGCTACAATTTATTTACCACTAGCATAGGCTGGTTTTAGCCGCTTTAACGGGCTATAATACGCGACTGAATTTCATTAGGGGTTACCCTAACAAGAGTTTTGCGAGAGTGGCGGAACTGGTAGACGCGCTGGATTTAGGTTCCAGTAGGGCAACCTGTGAGAGTTCGAGTCTCTCCTCTCGTACCATCATAAAGATTGTGGGGTTAAATCACCCAATATTCTGACCCCCCATATTTGAGGTAAAGAATGCAAGTAACAGTAGAAAATGTCAGCGAGCTGGGCAGAAAAATGACGATCACGGTTGAAGACGTCAATATTAAAGAAGCAGTTCAGCAGCGCTTGGCGTCAATTCGTCCAAAAGTCAAAATGGCTGGTTTCCGCCCGGGCAAAGTGCCTATGAAAATGGTGGAAAAAACACATGGTATGTCAGCACGCAGTGAAATCATTGATGAACTGGTGCAAAAAAGCATGCGTGAAGCTTTTGAGAAAGAGAAAGTCAATCCAGCGAGCACGCCACAAGTTGATAGCTTGAAGGAAGAAGACTCTTCTCTGATATATACGCTGAATTACGAAATTTTTCCGGAAGTAAAAACGGTAGAACTGAAAGGGCTTGAGCTCGACAAATCTGTTGCTGAAGTGACGGATGAAGATGTCGATAACATGCTTAACACCTTACGTGAGCAACGAGCAACCTGGGATCCGCTAAAACGCGCCGCGAAAGAAGAAGATGGCGTTACCATTGATTTTGTTGGCCGGATTGACGGTGAAGAGTTTCAAGGTGGTAAAGGTCAGGACGTGCTGGTTGTGATCGGCAACGGCAGTATGCTGCCGGAGTT
The genomic region above belongs to Methylophaga frappieri and contains:
- a CDS encoding alpha-D-glucose phosphate-specific phosphoglucomutase; the encoded protein is MTVVQVATQPFSDQRPGTSGLRKKVRQFQKPHYLENFVQSMFDALGDISGKTLILGGDGRYYNDTAIQTIVKMAAANDVGKLIIGQNGLLSTPAASCVIRKTHSFGGIILSASHNPAGADGDFGIKFNVANGGPAPEKITETMYQRSLEITQYQISQTPDIELGLIGEQTVGNLQIEIIDPVIDYADLMASLFDFSAIRALLTQGQFRMRFDAMHAITGPYATEILENRLGAPTGTVMNAIPSPDFAGGHPDPNLTYAEDLVNIMFGEDAPDFGGASDGDGDRNMILGKHCFVTPSDSLAIIAANSHLIPAYQSGLKGIARSMPTSQAPDQVARKHQIPLYETPTGWKFFGNLLDAGLATLCGEESFGTGSDHIREKDGLWAVLCWLNIIAARQQSVDTIMTAHWQEFGRHYYSRHDYEAIPTEKAEKLMSQLNDSLFKLPGKICGDRTIRYADNFSYHDPVDQSDTEKQGIRIGFDDGARIIFRLSGTGTDGATLRVYLEQYADDSSQLAFETQTALADLIKLADKLAHIRELTGRNEPTVIT
- a CDS encoding 5'-nucleotidase, which encodes MTQSSTASVAKPLVVAISSRALFDLDESHRIYEQEGTEAYCQYQIANEDKPLPPGGAFNLVRKLLSLNDNNPKTPRVEIILLSRNSADTGLRVFNSIQYHNLRISRAVFTSGDSPYRYVSPFSANLFLSTSPEDVRMALDAGIAAATIFPSDVGNNTEFDELRIAFDGDAVLFSDESERIFKERGLEAFTQNEQKTARQPMTGGPFKDFLMALNRIQTEYPENSAPIRTALVTARSAPAHERVIRTLREWGIRIDEAIFLGGMAKGPFLKAFGADIFFDDQEQHCESAKAHVATGHVPHGIANTAQAEPPETKQQ
- the murU gene encoding N-acetylmuramate alpha-1-phosphate uridylyltransferase MurU, coding for MKAMILAAGRGERLRPLTDHTPKPLLLAGNKPLIVHLIQQLVSAGFNEIVINHAHLGEQFPAVLGDGHQWHANLTYSAENNGGLETAGGIIHALPILGSAPFLVVNGDIWTDYPFRKLRHALADNKDCHLILTHNPAHHPDGDFALTQAGLLDLTGDKKYTYSGIGVYHPRLFAGLDDRKRPLKPLLLEAIATQRATGAYFDGTWSDIGTVERLEALNRHLLSRNTSSA
- a CDS encoding Maf family protein, giving the protein MQTLILGSSSPYRATLLDKLHLDYQVASPQIDESPLLGESPAQLVLRLAENKARKVAESHPDSLIIGSDQVAVLNNKIMGKPGTTEKAIKQLTEASGNMVTFLTGLALFNARTGTMQSLVEPYEVHFRSLTTQQITRYIEKEQPLDCAGSFKSEGLGISLFQALNGQDPNSLIGLPLIQLVNFLASEGVDVLR
- a CDS encoding aminoglycoside phosphotransferase family protein, whose protein sequence is MSNTTRYQLMLKWLQLFYKGNNFQISVASNDASFRRYFRLKVANGSKIIMDAPPEHEDVRPFVTIARLLSRHDVPVPHIYAEDAQQGFLLLDDFGTTPYLDILTADSADRLYHQAIDQIIQMQAIAQPPDIPLYDASLLMRELTLFDEWFLERHLQLKPPALLQKLYPLLLDNALSEPQCFVHRDYHSRNLMQLSDGSVGIIDFQDAVWGPASYDLVSLLKDAYIQWPAHKITQWLRYYYERSNHHNVTFTDFDNFKKSFEFMGLQRHLKVLGIFCRLHYRDNKSQYLNDLKVVLNYVTEVCSRYPELQPLAAFLDENKIEQRV
- a CDS encoding nuclease-related domain-containing protein, whose protein sequence is MQHRWFNDEWLWAAVLILICLCIWLYIRIRRRDFSPEQQIQRILKPYLVAQSRKVLVPDGIGGLMEIDHLILLRQGFLILQSLPLNGHLFGSDQTAQWTQLTEGRSYPFTNPLHYLQNMQQSLTVLVPQIPVYTHIVFTGRCNFPKDKPARASLINTLEADLSSVFSAKPLPEAVLNEAWETVTESIKLESVG